The stretch of DNA CGAGTCGAGCATGAACGGGCCAGTGCCGTTCATGTCACCTGCGATGTCCGCCTGCTCGCGGGCTTCGACCCACGACTTTTGCATGATGTCGCAGTAGGTCGCAAACTCGGAGAAGACGATTGGGTTGAGGCCGTCGCTCGTGACCTTCACTGCACCGTCCATCGCTTCTGCGCCGGTGACGCCAGCGAGCTGGTCTGACTGCGGGCTCGCAAAGCCGACGTCGTCGTTTACGATGCGGTTGATGCTGAAGGCAACGTCCTCTGCGGTCAGTGAGTCGCCGTTGTGGAACGTGACTTCGTCGCGCAGTTGGAACATGACGGCATTCTCGCCATCGACGCGACTCCACTCGGTCGCGAGCGATTCGAGAATCTTCCCGTCCGCGTCGCGCGTGAGGACGCCCTCATACACGTGGAGCATGACGACTTCGGTCGGCGTTTCGCGGTGGTCGTGCGGGTCGAGTCCGGAGGGCAGCGACCCTTGGGTAATCGTGAGGTCGAAGTCCGCTTCGCCGCCTGCACTCGTCCCACCGCTCGTGGTTGTGGTCTCACCGCCAGACGTGGTCGCTTCCGTGGTTTCTCCATCGCCCGTATCGCCACCGGTACAGCCAGCGAGTGCTACACTCGCCGCTGCGCCGCCCGAAAGCTTGAGGAACGTCCGCCGATCTACGGTATTTGATGGCATGGCTCTAAGATTACAAATAGGGACTAATAAAGGACACTATCAGATTTCGGATATATGTCGACAGTTTTTCACGTAAAACCTTATTCCTGCAGTCGGATTTTTTGGAGAGAAGTGAAAGCAGTACTTGTTATATCTTTTGCCGCAATACGTAGGGTCATCTGCTAAAATATGCGTGTGCACACACTCGGTTCGGGCGACCCGGAGTTTGCGGTTGTCGCGTGCCTTCACGGAGACGAACTGTGCGGAAAGAACGCCATCGAACGCTTTCTCGCGGCGGAGTTCCCCGTCAAAAAACCGCTCAAACTCGTCATCGCAAACGAGGAAGCCATCGCGGAGGGCGAGCGCTTCATCGATGAAGACCTGAACCGGGCGTTCCCGGGTCATGAAAACGCATCGTCCCACGAAAGCCGACTTGCCGCCGCCGTCCTCGACGAACTCGACGACCTGCAGGTTCTCGACCTCCACGCGACGGTGTCGTTCCCCGAACCGTTCGTGTTCTATAAACGGTTAACGCCGCGAACGAGACGGCTCTTACAGGCCACCGGCCTCAGCCGGGCGGTGAACATCAGCCACGTCGGCGGCGGGCTCATCAACCACGTCGATGGCGTCGCCGTCGAATGCGGACTGAAAGGGAGCGAGGAAGCAAGCGACCACGCGTACGACGTACTCGTAAACTTCCTCGCCTCCTACGGCATCATCGACCACGAGCACGTACGTTCCGACCCCGACGTGTACCGCGTGACGGAGGTCGTTCCGGGTGCAGGCTACGAATTCTTAGGTGTGAATTTCGAGGAGGTCGAGGCAGGCGAGGTGTACGCGACCAAAGAGGGGGAACCCGAAAAAGTCGCAGACCAGCCGTTTTTCCCGGTGTTGATGTCCACGGGCGGGTACGACCACCTGATAGGGTTTGCCGCCCAGCACCTCGGTGTGCTATCGTCGCTCGAAGACGAGTCAGACGACGACTGAGACGTCGTTTTCGGGCGTTTCGACGCTGAGTGAGAGGTTTTCGTAGCTGACAGCGTACTCTCTGCTATGGCGGTGTCAACATGGCGGAGCTACGGCGTTCTCAGCGGGTTATTTTTGCTCGCTGCGGGGTTCATCGCTTACGCAATCGCACCAGCGAGTGTTTTGCCGCTGTTCATGGAGTCGTTTTTCATCGACAGACCGACGGCGAGTGCGTCGATTAGCGCCGTGTTTTTCACGTGGGCGCTGTTGCAGATTCCGGGCGGCTACGTGCTTGACCGCTACGACAACCGACAACTGGTCCTCGGCGGCGGCGCGGTGTTCCTCCTTGTGGCCGCAAGTAGCGCAGTCGTGACATCGTATCCATTGTTCGTGGCGCTTCGACTGCTGAGCGGTGCCTGCGCCGTGTTCATCGTCGTTGGGAGCGTGAACGTGCTCAGCCGCACCGTCACAGAGGCAAACCGTTCCCTCAGCCTCAGTCTCTTTATTGCAAGCCCGCCACTCGGCGTCGCACTCGCTCAATTCGCGGGACCACAGTTCGCGCTCCTCTCCAGTTGGCGAGCCGCGCTTTTCGCCTACACCGTGCTTGCGCTCGTGGGCTATCTTCTCTTTTTCTTCTCTCTGCGTGACCCCATCCCCGTGAGCGGCCGGGTGTCGATTCGACAATTCGCAACGACGCTTCGCAATCCGTACGTGTTGCTCATCTCTGTAGCCAATCTCTGTACCTACGCGGTGTGGACATTCCTCACGACGTGGATGCCGAGTTACGGCACAGACGTGCTTGGCATCAACCTCGCTGCGGCAGGGGCAGCCACAGCCCTCGTTCCACTCGCAGGAATCGTCGCGCGCCCCGGCGGTGGCTGGCTGTCCGAATTTCTCAACGGACGGTTGCGACTCGTCATCCTCGTTTCGTTCGCGGCGACGGTTCCAATGCTCTACGGGCTGAGCAGTGCGCCCTCGCCGGTGGTGTTCGCGCTATTTCTTGCCTTGGCCGGCGCGGCGGTCAACCTCTCTGTTGGCCTCTATCTCGTCTACGTAAACCGGCTCACTGACGCCACAACGCAAGGAACGAGTCTGTCTGTGCTACTTACCTTCTCGCAAGTTGGCAACCTCATCGCCCCGGTGCTCGGCGGCTGGGTCATCACGCAATTCTCGTGGGCGGCGGGGTTCGGGTTCGCCGGTGTGCTCGCAGTACTTGGGTTCGTCACCATTTTGTTCGCCCCCGCGACCCGTGACTCCGTGGCTCGTCCACGCACCGAGTAGAACGCTAGAATCGTATCGCTTTTAGGTAGATAGGCGATTGTTTCGCCAATGATAGTCGAACAGTTGGGGGAGGGTGACCCCACAATCGCCGTCGTTGCAGGTATCCACGGCGACGAACCCTGCGGCGTCCGAGCAGTCGAGCGATTGCTCGAAGAGCAACCGCACGTCCGCCAGCCGGTCAAACTCGTCATCGCAAACGAAGAAGCCCTCGAAGCCGGCGTCCGCTTTCTCGATGAAGACCTGAACCGAACGTTCCCCGGCGACCCAGACGGCGACACTCACGAATCGCGCCTCGCGGCGATGCTCGCAGACGAACTCGACTCCTGTCTTACCTTCTCGCTTCACTCCACGAAATCGCACGCAGAGCCGTTCGCCATCTTCGACGACATGACCGAGTACATCAAAGACATCATGCCGCGGCTTCCCATCTCGGCTGTCGTCGAGACGGGCAACTACGTCGAAGGCCGACTGTTCACGAGCGTCGATACCATCGAAGTCGAGTGTGGCCTTCAGGGCACGCGTGACGCCGCGGAGAACGCAGACCGCCTCACGCGGGCGTTCCTGACGGCGACGGGTGTGCTGCCGGGTGACGCCCCGGAAAAACCGGTGCCCCACTTCCGACTGCAGGACAAAATCCCGAAAGGCCCCGCAGAGGAGTACGAAGTGTTCGTCGAGAACTTCGAGCCAGTCGAGGCGGGAAAAGCGTTCGCGGCGGCCGACGGAGAGGTCGAAGTGGCGCGAGAAGCGTTCTATCCAGTGTTGCTCTCCGCGACGGGCTACAGAAACGTGTTCGGCTATACGGCCGACTACTTAGGCGAGTTGCGCGCAGACGTTTAGTCGTCGGCCGACGCGCCGCGCGGGACGATGTTCTGATTCAGTTTGAACAGGTTCGTCGGGTCGTACGTCGTTTTTATCTCGACCAGTCGGTCGTAGTTCTCGCCAAAGAGGAGGTCTCCGGGCGCTTCGTCGAAGCCGGGGAAGTTGCCGTACGCGCCAGCGACGCCCCTGAACTGGCGGAGGTCGCTGATTCCAGTTCTCCCCCACGCGACGTTGTCGTCGTCCATCGCGGGGTCCTCCCAGTTCGCCTCGTAGGTGACCATGTACGGCGCGTTGCGGTTGGCAAAGGCCGTCTCGTCTGGGTCGCGGTCAGCAATCGCGCCGCCGAGGTGCCAGATGTCTACCGTCGAGAGCGCCGACGGTGACTCGCCGTGGGTGCGGACGATATGGTCGATAACCTCGTCGTTGAGGTCGTCTACATAGACGGACTTCCAGTAGTAGCGCAAGCCATCGGGGTAGTCCTCGTCAAGGAGGGATTGTAACTCCACATACGGGAGCGTGTCGCTGAAATCGACAATCGGATCTGCGAGCGTCTTGAGCTGGCCAAACTCGGCGTCTGCATCGGCTTCAGACCCGTCGAATGCACCGAACAGAATCACGGCTGGCTCGCCCCACGCGGCCTCTGGGAACTCGTCTAGTTCGGGCACCGCGTAGGTGAACGCGATCGTGTTCGCGTCGCGCGACGCCGTTTTCGTGTATTCGCGGTAGGCTTTCAGCACGGAAACCGCGTCGTCGCCGTGATACCAGATGAACAGCGTTGGCATCTCCGGGCCGACTTCGTACAGCCGGAACTCGAAGGACGTGACGATGCCGAAGTTGCCGCCACCGCCGCGAATCGCCCAGAACAGGTCGTCGTTCTGGTCTACGGTCGCTGTCCGCACCTGCCCGTCTGCGGTGACGATTTCCGCGGAGACGATGTTGTCACACGCGAGGCCGTATTTCCGCCGGAGATGACCAAGCCCGCCGTTCAGCGAGAGTCCCGCCACGCCAGTCGCAGAGACGACGCCGAGCGGTGTGGCGAGGCCGAACAGTTGCGTCTCGCGGTCTACCTGCCCGAGGGTTGCACCCCCTTGGACGCGAACCGTCCGCGCCTCGTGGTCTACAAACACGCCGGTCATAGGCGAGAGGTCGATGACCAGCCCGTCGTCTACGCTCGCGTAGCCCGCGACGTTGTGCCCGCCGCCGCGCACCGCGACCGAGAGGTCGTGTTCGCGCGCGAGAGCGACGGCTTCGACCACGTCAGCCGTCCCGGTACACTGTGCGATGAGCGCCGGTCGTTTGTCGATGACGCCGTTCCAGAGCGCCCGCGTCTCGTCGTATGCGGAGTCGCCGGGTGTGATGACCGGGCCAGCGAACCGCGCTTCGAACGCCTGAATCGCGTCGTCCGTAAGTTCGACAGGCGTTGCTCCGTCAGTTGTCCGCCCCACCTTTGCCATACCCTCTATTCGTCAAGATAGAAAATAGCCTTCAACGAAGGTTTTCAGGACACTCAGGCGGGAGTGAGTGTTCGGACGATGGGGGGACGCCGAGTGTCAATTAGTAGACAGCCTTAAGCGCCCTGCCTGTGAAAATTACACGATGATAACTGTGTTAAAAGAACTCCTCTTTCGAGACGAGACGTTCTGGATAGCACTTGCACTGTGGGCGATTGGGGTTTTCGTCGGAGACGTGTTCTTTGTCGGGTCTCGGTCTATAGGAGAACTACTCACCGGTGTTGGGTTACTGCTCATCACACTCCGGCTCCTCATCGGTTCGGGAGTTATCCTCCACAGAAGCTACCGCGCCGGGAAGACTGGTTACGAAGAGAGTCTGGAGTAACTGTACAGACCGACAGGAACACACGGGTGGAGTGGGTAGTACCAAATATGGACGACCACACCCGCGACCCCTCCGTGAAACCGCCGCGTGGAAACCCCACCGGCTGGCGCGCAGACGGCCAGTGGGAACACGCCACGCTCCGGCGAGCCGTCGTCCACGGGGTGCGCCTCTACAACTCGGGCGAGTTCCACGAGAGCCACGACTGTTTCGAAGACGAGTGGTACAACTACGGCGCGGGAAAGAGGGAGAGCAAGTTTTTACACGGGATGGTACAGGTCGCCGCGGGTGCGTACAAGCACTTCGACTTCGAGGACAACGCGGGCATGCGCTCGCTGTTTACGACCTCGCTTCAGTATCTCCAGGGCGTCCCACACGACTACTACGGCGTGGACGTACTCGACGTGCGCACCGTGTTGACGAACGCACTCACCGACCCGACGGTGCTCCACGGCTGGCAGATTCGACTCGACGACGCACTACCGACGGCGAGAGAAGAAGACTTCGCGTACGCGCAAGCGCTTGACCACTGATTACTCGCCTTCGGGGGCGAGTTTCACGAGCGTCAAGTCGCGGTCTAACATGCAGTAGTCGTGGGGTGGCTCCCCGACGATTTCTTCGATTTGGTACTCCGTATCGAAATTTGCACCCATCGGGACGCAGTACTCGTGGCTCGGGCACTCGGTGTACGGACACGGCCCCGGTAGGGTAGCTTTACTCCCGGCGTACGCGCCGCGGGCGGCGACGTTCGCGTAGACGGAGACGGCTTCGACTTCTACGGCTTTGACGCCGGCGTCGTGGACCGCACAGTCGAGCGTCTGGGCGTTTTTGCGGATACCGGTCACTTCGTAGCGCGTCCCTTCCGTCAGATTGAGACATTGATTGCGGTAGGGACACCCCTCGCAGGCACTCGATTCACCTTGGTATATGAACTCCGTGCCAACTTCCGCGAGCCGCGAACCGATGAGCGAGACCTTCGGCATAAACTGGCCTACGCCTGCGGGGTTGTTAAGCCTCGCGCCCCGTCAATTCGTCCAGTTTGTTGAGGTAGTCCTCGCGGGGCACCTGATACAGACTCCGGTAGTCGTACTCGCCCGCGGCGAACCGTTCTGTGAGCGCGAGTGCGCCCGCGACGGCATCTGCGCGGGTGTCGAACGATTCTGCGGTTCGGCTCACGTCGGGTTCCAGATACAGCGTGATGTACCACGGGTCGTCAGGGCGCAGTTGGTGTTCGATGCCGGGACGACGATTGCGCCGTCCCTGGGTAAGATACAGTGTTGGCAGGCACACGGGTGGGAAATCTTGGGTGTTGAACACGTCAGGGCGGAAGGCGAGAACGATGCGCCCCTCTTCCTCTTCAGACCAGACCTCCCAGCCAGCGGGGAGTGACTCGAACGAACTCATAGTGGGAAATACCGGTGGCCGGGCAAAGAGTTGGGCGGTCTTCTGAGCCTGCGCGCGCAAAATCTCCTTATAAACTATTTGAATTAGTCGACAGATTCCAGTCGGTTATGACACAACAAAATGCTCATGTATCCTCCTTTCAAGGCTCGATTAACCAGAACGTACAGTGAAAAAACGGGGTAGTGAGCGAATAGTTATATTGGTGGAGCACTCAAAGAATAAATAGTATCGGTGAGTTCGCTTACCGTACTGCCTGCTGTCTGGCCAGACGTACGCCGATTCGTGTTGTTACTCGCCATCCCAGAACGGGATTCGTTGCGTCTGCTGGATGGTATTAGTTCACACATGGCACACGACAACATCCGGTTCGACTCACTCCTTTGGAGTTCCCGCGGCGGACTAGCCGCCGGACGCGGAGGGTGCTTTTTGCGAGCGGTCGCTTTCGCCATGGAGCCCGCTCGCCGCGTGTACCACACCCCGAGTCGAGAGATGCTGTCGGTCCCCGCCACGAGCACATCGAGGCGGCAATGGTCCGTGATAAAATGACAGGTGACATCGACACGTTAGAAATATTGAGCGAGGAGTACCGTGAGTCCATTCCGGACGATTTCCGCGAGACGCGGACGTTCACATGGTACTTACAGGAGGTTCTTGACCACCCTCGCATCGCCCGCAACGCACACCAGCGCGTCGCCGACATGTTCGACTTCTACGGCACAGAATACAACGAAGACGCCGGAATCGTCGAATACAAGCTGGCGACCGAAGACCCGCTCCACGAGGGTGAAAACACCTTCTTTGGCCGGGTCATCCACGAAGCGATCCACGAGTTCGTCAACAAGGTGAAAAGTGGTGCCCGCGGCCTCGGCCCGGAAAAACGCATCAAGCTACTGCTTGGCCCCGTCGGGTCGGGGAAATCCGACTTCGACCGGCAGGTTCGCCACTACTACGAAGACTACACCATGCGCGAAGAAGGCCGCATGTACACCTTCCAGTGGACGAACCTCTGTGACATCATCGACGACCAAGACCCGGCAGACGACCACGTCCGCTCGCCGATGAACCAAGACCCGCTCGTCCTCCTGCCGCAGGCACAGCGCGACCAGGTTTTAGCACAGATAAACGAGAATCTGGACGCGCCGTACACCATCCGCAACGAACAGGCGCTCGACCCGGCGAGCGAGTTCTACATGGACCGGTTGCTCGAAAACTACGACGACAACCTCCAGACGGTGCTCGAAAACCACGTCGAAATCGTCCGCCTCGTCGCGAATGAGAACAAACGCCAGTGCATCGAGACGTTCGAACCAAAGGACAAGAAAAACCAGGACGAAACCGAGCTGACCGGCGACGTCAACTACTCGAAAATCGCCATCTACGGCGAGTCCGACCCGCGTGCGTTCGACTACTCGGGGGCGTTCTGTAACGCGAACCGAGGTATCTTCTCGGGTGAAGAGTTGCTGAAACTCCAACGCGAGTTCCTCTACGACTTCCTGCACGCGACCCAAGAACAGACCATCAAGCCCAAAAACAACCCGCGGATGGACATCGACCAGGTCATCGTTGGCCGGACAAACATGCCCGAATACCGCGAGAAGAAGGGCGACGAGAAGATGGAGGCGTTCAACGACCGCACCAAACGCATCGACTTCCCGTACGTCCTCCAGTACGAAGAGGAGGCGAAAATCTACGGTAAGATGCTGCGCAACGCGGACGTGCCAGACGTGCACGTCGAACCGCACACACTGGAGATGGCGGGGCTGTTCGCCGTCCTCACGCGCATCGAGCAACCCTCGACCGAGCACGTAGACTTACTACAAAAGGCAAAAGCGTACAACGGCGAGACCGACGATATCGACGACGTTGACGTAAAGAAACTGCAAGACGAGGCTGCCACCTCCGCCGACATCGGTGAGGGAATGGACGGCATCTCGCCGCGGTTCATCGGCGACGAAATCGCAGAGACCATCATGGACTCGATGCACCGTGGCCGCCAGTTCCTCGCGCCGCTCACCATGTTCAATCACTTAGAGACGAACTTGGAGAATCACGGCTCGATTCCAGAAGAGAACTTAGAGCGCTACCACCGCTACCTCGAGATGGTGCGCGAAGAGTACAAAGAACGCGCCATCGAAGACGTGCGCCACGCGCTCGCCTACGACCTGGACGAAATCCAGCGCCAGGGCGAGAAGTACATGGACCACGTCATGGCGTACATCGACGACGATACCGTGGAAGACGAGATTACGGGCCGCGAGTCCGGCCCAGACGAGAAGTTCCTCCGCTCGGTTGAAGAAAAACTCGACATTCCCGAAGACCGCAAAGACGACTTCCGTCAGGAAGTGTCGAACTGGGTCTCGCGCCGGGCGCGCGAAGGGACGAGTTTCAGCCCGCAGGACAACGAACGGCTCCGCCGGGCGTTAGAACGCAAGCTGTGGGAAGACAAAAAGCACAACATCAACTTCTCGGCGCTGGTTTCCGCTGGGGAACTGGACGACGAGGAGCGCAACGCCTGGATAGACGCGCTCGTAGACCAGGGCTACTCGCTCGAAGGGGCGAAAGAAGTCCTCGAATTCGCTGGCGCAGAGGTCGCAAAGGCGGAGATGGAGGAGTGATGATGCCGTGAGCAATGGAACCGAATACATCGCCGCGGCGAACGAGGCCCTTCGGGAAGCCTACGAACAGCCGATGTCTCTGGCTGAGTACGTAGACGTTATCCTCGAAAATCCGCGGTTGGCGAGCCACGCGACCAAGTATCTCCTCGAAGCAATCGAGAGCGCAGGGACGCGCACGGTGGTCGAAAACGGCGAGGAGAAACAGCGTTACTGTTTCTTCGACGACCCCTCACACGACGGCGAGCACGCGATTCTTGGTAACACGGAATCGCTCAACGCCTTCGTCGACGACCTTCGGTCGATTGCGGCCAGACGGGGCAAAGATGAGAAAATCATCTGGCTCCACGGCCCGACGGCGACTGGTAAGTCAGAACTCAAACGCTGTCTGATAAACGGGTTGCAGGCCTACTCGATGACCGAGGAGGGCCGGCGGTACACCGTCGAGTGGAACATTAGTTCAGCGAACACCTCCGGTGGACTCACTTACGGTGACGAAATCGAACTCGCGGAAGACGACTGGTACGAGAGTCCAGTGCAGGTACACCCGCTCACGGTCTTCCCGCGTGAGGTTCGCGCGGAGTTACTGAAAGAACTCAACGCCCGGCCGGGCGATCACATCGACGTGGTCGTCGAAGGCCGACTCGACCCATTCTGCCGCGAGGCGTACAACTTCCTCGAGGAGAAGTACCGCCGCGAGGGCAAACACGACCTCTTCAGCGCAATCACGGACCCAAAACACCTGCGCGTGAAGAACTACGTCGTGGACATTGGACACGGCGTTGGCGTGCTCCACTCAGAAGACGACGGGACGCCCAAAGAGCGGCTCGTCGGCTCGTGGATGGCTGGGATGCTCCGCGAACTCGACTCGCGCGGGCGCAAGAATCCACAGGCGTTCAGCTACGACGGCGTGCTCTCACAGGGCAACAGCGTCATCACGGTGGTCGAAGACGCCGCTCAGCACGCAGACTTACTTCAGCGGCTGCTCAACGTGCCCGACGAGTCGCAGGTAAAACTCGATAAGGGCATCGGGATGGACATCGACACGCAGTTGGTCATCATCTCGAACCCCGACTTAGAGGCGCGACTCAACCAGCACGCAGAGCGCAACGACCAAGACCCGCTGAAGGCGCTCAAACGCCGCCTCGACAAACACGAGTTTGGCTACCTGACGAACCTGAGTCTGGAAGCCGAACTCGTCCACCGCGAGGTGACGAACGAACGCCAAGTGTGGACCTTCAAAGAGTACGATGAGGTCGGCGCACTCATCCGACAACCGGTGCGCCTCCAGGTGCGTGGCGGTGACCGCGACACGGTCGTCGAAAAAGAGCTCGCACCCCACGCCATCGAGGCGGCGGCGCTCTACAGCGTCGTCACACGCCTCGACAACGAAGACCTGCCTGCGGGCTTGACCCTCGTGGACAAGGCGCTGTTGTTCGACCAGGGCTACCTCCAAGAGGGCGACGAGCGCCGAGACATCGACGACTTCGAATTCGACCCGGACAGCCATGACGGCGAGCGCGGGATTCCTGTCACCTTCACCCGCGACATCATCGCAGACCTGCTCAACCACGAGCAAGACCGCTATCATGCGACGCTCCCGGTCGAACACGTCATCATGCCGCGCGACCTGCTGAACGCGATGGCGAAAGGCCTCGCAGAGGCCCCGGTGTTCTCCGCTGGCGAGCGCGCCGAGTTTGAAAACCGCGTCGTGACCGTGAAAAAGCACATCTTCGACCAGCAAGAACAGGACGTGCTCCAGGCGATAATGCGCGAAAAGCGCGTGGACGAAGCCACCGTCGAGGAGTACATCGAACACGTCTACGCGTGGGCGAACGACGAGCAAATTGTGAACGCTCGCGGCGAGTCGGTCGACCCCGACCCGCTCAAGATGAAGATTTTCGAGACCGAGCACCTCGGACGGTTCGACGGTGAGGACTACCGGTCGAACAACCCAACCGCACCGGTCGAAGACTTCCGCCGCGAGAAAATCATCACGGCGTTAAACCGCCACGCGTGGCAAAATCGCGACGAAGATTTCCACGTCCGGGACGTGAACTTGAAAGAAATCCCTATCATCAAGACCGTGCTCGAAATGCACGACTGGGACGATGTCAAGCGGATTTACCCGGACTTCAACCCTCGGCAGTGGGACGACCCGGCAACGGGGACGGAAACGACGGCGGTGAAAGCCCGCACCATCGCAAACATGGTCGAACTGTTCGACTACTCTGAGGCCTCTGCGGAGCTCACGAGCCGTCATGTCATGAAAGAGGTGGTACACAAATGGGACTGAGAGACGACGTTGAACGCTACCGCGAGGTTGGCGAAGAACGCCGCCAGGACTTAGCCGAGTTCATCCAGTACGGCGACCTCGGCCGTAGCCTGCCCCACGAAGTGAAGATCCCCATCAAAATCGTGGATTTGCCCGGCTTCGAATACGACCGCAGAGACCGCGGTGGCGTCGGACAGGGCCAGGGCGGTACCCCCGACGTGGGAGCGCCCGTTGGCCAGCCACAGCCACAACCCGGCGACGGCGAAGACGGCAAGCCCGGCGGCGAGGGCGGCGACCACGAGTACTACGAGATGGACCCCGAGGAGTTCGCCCAAGAGTTGGACGAAACCCTCGGGCTCGACCTCGAACCGAAGGGCAAGGAAATCGTAGAGGAGATAGAGGGTGATTACACGGACATCACCCGCACCGGCCCCTCCAGCACGCTCGACTTCGAGCGGATGTTCAAAGAGGGTCTGAAACGAAAGCTTGCCTTCGACTTCGACCACGACTACGTCACCGAGGCGCTGAAGGTCGATGGCTGGGGTCCAGAGGAGGTCTTCGAGTGGGCGCGCGCCCAGCACATGCCCGTCTCGCGGGCGTGGCTCGACGACCGGTATTCGGACATTCCAGAAGCAGACCGCGCGACGTGGCCGTCGATAGCGGAGATGGAGGAGAACGTCGAACAGACGACCTCCATCGAGCGCATCCGCCGCGACGGC from Haladaptatus sp. ZSTT2 encodes:
- a CDS encoding succinylglutamate desuccinylase/aspartoacylase domain-containing protein codes for the protein MRVHTLGSGDPEFAVVACLHGDELCGKNAIERFLAAEFPVKKPLKLVIANEEAIAEGERFIDEDLNRAFPGHENASSHESRLAAAVLDELDDLQVLDLHATVSFPEPFVFYKRLTPRTRRLLQATGLSRAVNISHVGGGLINHVDGVAVECGLKGSEEASDHAYDVLVNFLASYGIIDHEHVRSDPDVYRVTEVVPGAGYEFLGVNFEEVEAGEVYATKEGEPEKVADQPFFPVLMSTGGYDHLIGFAAQHLGVLSSLEDESDDD
- a CDS encoding MFS transporter; the encoded protein is MAVSTWRSYGVLSGLFLLAAGFIAYAIAPASVLPLFMESFFIDRPTASASISAVFFTWALLQIPGGYVLDRYDNRQLVLGGGAVFLLVAASSAVVTSYPLFVALRLLSGACAVFIVVGSVNVLSRTVTEANRSLSLSLFIASPPLGVALAQFAGPQFALLSSWRAALFAYTVLALVGYLLFFFSLRDPIPVSGRVSIRQFATTLRNPYVLLISVANLCTYAVWTFLTTWMPSYGTDVLGINLAAAGAATALVPLAGIVARPGGGWLSEFLNGRLRLVILVSFAATVPMLYGLSSAPSPVVFALFLALAGAAVNLSVGLYLVYVNRLTDATTQGTSLSVLLTFSQVGNLIAPVLGGWVITQFSWAAGFGFAGVLAVLGFVTILFAPATRDSVARPRTE
- a CDS encoding succinylglutamate desuccinylase/aspartoacylase domain-containing protein; this translates as MIVEQLGEGDPTIAVVAGIHGDEPCGVRAVERLLEEQPHVRQPVKLVIANEEALEAGVRFLDEDLNRTFPGDPDGDTHESRLAAMLADELDSCLTFSLHSTKSHAEPFAIFDDMTEYIKDIMPRLPISAVVETGNYVEGRLFTSVDTIEVECGLQGTRDAAENADRLTRAFLTATGVLPGDAPEKPVPHFRLQDKIPKGPAEEYEVFVENFEPVEAGKAFAAADGEVEVAREAFYPVLLSATGYRNVFGYTADYLGELRADV
- a CDS encoding FAD-binding oxidoreductase → MAKVGRTTDGATPVELTDDAIQAFEARFAGPVITPGDSAYDETRALWNGVIDKRPALIAQCTGTADVVEAVALAREHDLSVAVRGGGHNVAGYASVDDGLVIDLSPMTGVFVDHEARTVRVQGGATLGQVDRETQLFGLATPLGVVSATGVAGLSLNGGLGHLRRKYGLACDNIVSAEIVTADGQVRTATVDQNDDLFWAIRGGGGNFGIVTSFEFRLYEVGPEMPTLFIWYHGDDAVSVLKAYREYTKTASRDANTIAFTYAVPELDEFPEAAWGEPAVILFGAFDGSEADADAEFGQLKTLADPIVDFSDTLPYVELQSLLDEDYPDGLRYYWKSVYVDDLNDEVIDHIVRTHGESPSALSTVDIWHLGGAIADRDPDETAFANRNAPYMVTYEANWEDPAMDDDNVAWGRTGISDLRQFRGVAGAYGNFPGFDEAPGDLLFGENYDRLVEIKTTYDPTNLFKLNQNIVPRGASADD
- a CDS encoding DUF309 domain-containing protein, with amino-acid sequence MDDHTRDPSVKPPRGNPTGWRADGQWEHATLRRAVVHGVRLYNSGEFHESHDCFEDEWYNYGAGKRESKFLHGMVQVAAGAYKHFDFEDNAGMRSLFTTSLQYLQGVPHDYYGVDVLDVRTVLTNALTDPTVLHGWQIRLDDALPTAREEDFAYAQALDH
- a CDS encoding UPF0179 family protein yields the protein MPKVSLIGSRLAEVGTEFIYQGESSACEGCPYRNQCLNLTEGTRYEVTGIRKNAQTLDCAVHDAGVKAVEVEAVSVYANVAARGAYAGSKATLPGPCPYTECPSHEYCVPMGANFDTEYQIEEIVGEPPHDYCMLDRDLTLVKLAPEGE
- a CDS encoding DUF5820 family protein, with amino-acid sequence MSSFESLPAGWEVWSEEEEGRIVLAFRPDVFNTQDFPPVCLPTLYLTQGRRNRRPGIEHQLRPDDPWYITLYLEPDVSRTAESFDTRADAVAGALALTERFAAGEYDYRSLYQVPREDYLNKLDELTGREA
- a CDS encoding PrkA family serine protein kinase, giving the protein MTGDIDTLEILSEEYRESIPDDFRETRTFTWYLQEVLDHPRIARNAHQRVADMFDFYGTEYNEDAGIVEYKLATEDPLHEGENTFFGRVIHEAIHEFVNKVKSGARGLGPEKRIKLLLGPVGSGKSDFDRQVRHYYEDYTMREEGRMYTFQWTNLCDIIDDQDPADDHVRSPMNQDPLVLLPQAQRDQVLAQINENLDAPYTIRNEQALDPASEFYMDRLLENYDDNLQTVLENHVEIVRLVANENKRQCIETFEPKDKKNQDETELTGDVNYSKIAIYGESDPRAFDYSGAFCNANRGIFSGEELLKLQREFLYDFLHATQEQTIKPKNNPRMDIDQVIVGRTNMPEYREKKGDEKMEAFNDRTKRIDFPYVLQYEEEAKIYGKMLRNADVPDVHVEPHTLEMAGLFAVLTRIEQPSTEHVDLLQKAKAYNGETDDIDDVDVKKLQDEAATSADIGEGMDGISPRFIGDEIAETIMDSMHRGRQFLAPLTMFNHLETNLENHGSIPEENLERYHRYLEMVREEYKERAIEDVRHALAYDLDEIQRQGEKYMDHVMAYIDDDTVEDEITGRESGPDEKFLRSVEEKLDIPEDRKDDFRQEVSNWVSRRAREGTSFSPQDNERLRRALERKLWEDKKHNINFSALVSAGELDDEERNAWIDALVDQGYSLEGAKEVLEFAGAEVAKAEMEE